A window of Flavobacterium flavigenum contains these coding sequences:
- a CDS encoding SusC/RagA family TonB-linked outer membrane protein produces the protein MKKIYNKFLLLLLLLPFCVFAQSTVKGIVLDKSTGQPIPGVNIKVSQGNLSMTTDFDGKFQFSGLKEQAQITFSFTGYTTQIITVGTQKDITVSLEEDPNILQEVVVQVGYGSVKKKDATGSVVALTTKDFNKGNNITTENLLNGRVAGLSINSSGAPGSLSEIRIRGGSSLFASNSPLIVIDGLPLENTTNTGSASFLASLNPATVESMTVLKDASATAIYGSRASNGVIIITTKKGSSTFSVDYNAQYAAGKLTKTVDVFSADEFRKLIADRRPQDSGKLGTANTDWQKAIYRNTSSFDQSLAVRGSLFDIIPTSFTLGNTNQEGLRITNEFKRNTVGLVMNPAFFENSLKIKLSANYAYEKNRFTDAVEGTAISFDPTQPIRVEGAPYDGYFEYLSAADGQGNFPLNPNAARNPVSQLLNTRDIAKSNRFFGNFEVDYKLYFFPDVRAVVNLGFDESNGDRRRLVNPNAGSGPTLGNFPYGANEYTDAKRQNKLLDAYLVYNKTFDELNVELTGGYSYQRFESSRFETGNVLDVNLPATFPETTLDTETVLIGFFARTNLNFKDKYLLTLSYRRDGSSRFDKENRWGNFPSVAFAWKLKEDFFKESKTLSDLKLRLSYGITGQQDIPEPNGYLKKYESGTGNSQYYFGTDPVTIALPYRLTKGLKWEETTTYNGGLDFGFLDNRISASLDMYYKDSKDLLANVAISDGSNFSNRVYQNIGSFTTKGVELTVNAAAVKTENFSWNVNFNASKFERRISELAFNSDIFLGDNITGNGSTAQIFREGFTPYSFYVYKQLYDTAGKPIDGAFADLNGDNIKNEADKYIYNNPDPDVTLGFASNMNYKKIDFSFNLRASIGNNIFNGVNAARAQYNSLTSGGVLNNIPTQINETNFQTTENVLMSDIYVENASFLKMDNISLGYTFDNVINEKVSLRLSTGVQNVFVITKYSGLDPEITNNGFDKTIYPRQRTFLFGANLKF, from the coding sequence TATTACTGTTGGGACTCAAAAAGACATTACGGTATCACTAGAGGAAGATCCTAACATTCTTCAGGAAGTTGTTGTACAAGTTGGATACGGTTCTGTAAAAAAGAAGGATGCAACTGGCTCAGTAGTAGCACTTACAACAAAAGACTTTAATAAAGGAAATAATATTACCACTGAAAACCTCCTAAACGGACGTGTAGCTGGTTTGTCTATTAATTCATCCGGTGCACCGGGTTCTTTATCTGAAATAAGAATCAGGGGAGGAAGTTCACTTTTTGCAAGTAACAGCCCGTTGATCGTTATTGATGGACTACCATTAGAAAATACAACTAATACAGGTTCTGCCTCCTTTTTGGCTTCTTTAAACCCAGCTACAGTAGAGTCGATGACAGTCTTAAAAGATGCATCTGCTACAGCAATCTATGGTTCAAGAGCTTCTAATGGTGTTATCATTATTACAACTAAAAAAGGAAGCAGTACATTTTCAGTTGATTATAATGCACAATATGCTGCAGGAAAACTTACTAAAACAGTTGATGTTTTTAGTGCAGATGAATTCAGAAAACTTATTGCAGACAGAAGACCTCAGGATTCAGGTAAGTTAGGTACAGCAAATACAGACTGGCAAAAAGCGATTTACAGAAACACATCATCTTTTGATCAGAGTTTAGCGGTTAGAGGTAGTTTGTTCGATATTATCCCTACTAGTTTTACTTTAGGAAATACAAACCAGGAAGGTTTACGTATTACAAATGAGTTTAAAAGAAATACTGTTGGATTGGTAATGAATCCTGCATTTTTTGAAAATAGCTTAAAAATAAAGCTTTCTGCTAATTACGCATACGAAAAAAACAGATTTACAGATGCTGTAGAAGGTACTGCAATTAGTTTTGACCCTACACAGCCTATAAGGGTTGAAGGAGCACCATATGATGGTTATTTTGAATATCTTAGTGCAGCAGATGGTCAAGGGAACTTTCCCCTGAACCCAAATGCAGCCAGAAACCCTGTTTCACAATTACTTAACACAAGGGATATAGCAAAAAGTAACCGTTTTTTCGGAAACTTTGAAGTAGATTACAAGCTGTACTTTTTCCCGGACGTAAGAGCGGTTGTAAATTTAGGCTTCGACGAATCTAATGGAGACAGAAGAAGACTGGTGAACCCAAATGCCGGTTCAGGCCCAACTCTTGGCAACTTCCCTTATGGTGCTAATGAATATACTGATGCAAAAAGACAGAATAAATTATTGGATGCCTATTTAGTTTACAACAAGACTTTCGACGAATTAAATGTTGAATTAACAGGTGGTTATTCGTACCAAAGATTTGAAAGTTCAAGATTCGAAACTGGTAATGTTTTAGACGTAAATTTACCTGCAACATTCCCTGAAACTACATTAGATACTGAAACGGTTTTAATCGGTTTCTTTGCCAGAACAAACTTAAACTTCAAAGATAAATATTTACTGACTTTATCTTATAGAAGAGATGGATCTTCAAGATTTGATAAAGAAAATCGTTGGGGTAATTTCCCTTCAGTTGCTTTTGCATGGAAACTTAAAGAAGATTTCTTTAAAGAGAGCAAAACACTATCTGATTTAAAATTAAGATTAAGTTATGGTATAACAGGTCAGCAGGATATTCCGGAACCTAACGGTTATCTTAAAAAATACGAATCAGGAACAGGAAATTCTCAATATTATTTCGGAACTGATCCGGTTACAATCGCACTTCCATACAGACTAACAAAAGGTTTGAAATGGGAAGAAACCACTACATATAATGGAGGTTTAGATTTTGGATTTTTAGATAATCGTATCTCTGCTAGTTTAGATATGTACTACAAAGACTCTAAAGATTTATTAGCAAATGTAGCTATATCTGACGGAAGTAATTTTTCTAACAGAGTATATCAAAACATTGGTAGCTTTACCACAAAAGGGGTTGAACTTACAGTAAATGCAGCCGCTGTTAAAACTGAAAACTTCTCATGGAACGTTAATTTTAATGCTTCTAAATTTGAAAGAAGAATTAGTGAATTAGCTTTTAACTCTGATATATTTTTAGGAGACAATATCACCGGGAACGGAAGTACTGCACAAATTTTCAGAGAAGGTTTTACTCCGTATTCTTTCTATGTTTACAAACAATTATACGATACTGCAGGAAAACCAATTGATGGCGCTTTTGCTGATTTGAACGGTGATAACATCAAAAATGAAGCTGACAAATACATCTATAACAACCCGGATCCGGATGTTACTTTAGGATTTGCATCAAATATGAATTACAAAAAAATTGATTTCTCTTTCAATTTAAGAGCAAGCATAGGTAACAATATATTTAACGGAGTAAATGCTGCAAGAGCACAGTACAACTCTTTGACAAGTGGCGGAGTATTAAATAATATACCTACCCAGATCAATGAGACGAACTTTCAGACTACTGAAAATGTCTTGATGTCAGATATTTATGTAGAGAATGCTTCTTTCTTAAAAATGGACAATATTTCTTTAGGATATACTTTCGATAATGTTATTAATGAAAAAGTTTCTTTAAGACTGTCAACAGGAGTACAAAACGTTTTTGTAATTACTAAATACAGTGGTTTAGATCCTGAAATTACAAATAACGGTTTTGATAAAACAATTTATCCAAGACAACGCACTTTCTTGTTTGGTGCCAACCTTAAATTTTAA